Proteins found in one Magnolia sinica isolate HGM2019 chromosome 5, MsV1, whole genome shotgun sequence genomic segment:
- the LOC131245070 gene encoding uncharacterized protein LOC131245070 isoform X2 codes for MKGPGKSEVLDVFPEIDFEEIKDCSISDVISFLKSSFRADVFVKVESMLRLREGKLVTEKEEMERNLKELELEFQEKRESLEELESYRSRCVELEERNRKAEVDLEKSTREAEERYVLLVKKLGEMESVKLAIEEELEKYRRTCQKLKELITRLEEDHKLMCEKEQRHEEMIASLKETNKKEKEVHEKFIQLKVENRDLESGKQRAENEMEDYKRRCRELEARVLQLEGENLVLRGTAQEKMTVESIEFLDVVCSEEKGKKEPCNSVRSQNGANDGKGSSDSMLLAHMKFEGKMLNSGEIIHASADVGCARHSPVREKGVIHVADPPFISVPSEPFIHVQVDSIADCLVTKEGNGSRVRKQVSPKDGSSDGRVAPTVVRGTELVSGREVVLIVDSDDEMEAIPASNFNVECIEKTQVPSKCLSGKALDNQMERSLQKSSKRKYSDQGSESAALENDSSCKESFTPSFTTKRKHSSKVITSDDESEEDDNIPICKRKWKKLAELCDSTEKPSKSPMNQSCAALSFSSGSDCVEESITTPRRHLVPLRQCEETKCGTKRTSVDYLAGQKLSPRTGNLILGTIETSYRMPEKTASKNVKEDEVEDAESDGEDEGLGGFIVRMRRGKESSKWEYEADMLSSFSKDPVLCMRAVCAIYRRQTSEEKSVQGSSYVKNRGFNKFDVLKGSDLAEYLMDGDLHGPLIKSVEELEKHEPGAVEYCSHLASHYSRQLFEIYQNKEDCFFP; via the exons ATGAAAGGGCCTGGGAAATCCGAAGTTTTGGACGTGTTTCCGGAGATTGATTTTGAGGAGATAAAGGATTGCAGCATCTCAGATGTGATTTCTTTCCTGAAATCCTCTTTCCGGGCGGATGTTTTCGTGAAGGTCGAAAGTATGCTGAGATTGCGAGAAGGGAAGCTGGTGACTGAAAAGGAGGAGATGGAGAGAAATTTGAAGGAACTGGAGCTCGAGTTTCAAGAGAAACGTGAGAGTTTGGAGGAGTTGGAATCGTATAGGAGCCGTTGCGTGGAGCTGGAAGAGAGGAATCGGAAAGCAGAAGTGGATCTTGAGAAAAGTACAAGAGAGGCAGAAGAACGGTATGTTTTGCTTGTTAAGAAGTTAGGGGAGATGGAATCTGTGAAGCTTGCCATTGAAGAGGAGCTTGAGAAGTACAGGAGAACGTGCCAAAAGCTCAAAGAGCTGATTACACGTCTGGAAGAAGATCACAAGCTCATGTGTGAAAAGGAACAGAGGCATGAAGAAATGATTGCTAGTTTGAAGGAGACCAATAAGAAGGAAAAGgaggttcatgagaagttcatTCAACTCAAAGTAGAGAACAGGGATTTGGAGAGTGGAAAACAGAGAGCAGAGAATGAGATGGAGGATTACAAGAGGCGGTGTAGGGAATTGGAAGCAAGGGTTTTGCAGTTAGAAGGAGAGAACTTGGTTTTGCGTGGCACTGCACAAGAAAAGATGACAGTGGAATCGATAGAGTTTTTAGATGTAGTTTGTTCTGAAGAGAAGGGGAAGAAGGAACCATGTAACTCTGTTAGGAGTCAAAATGGGGCGAATGATGGAAAGGGAAGTTCAGATTCCATGCTTTTGGCCCATATGAAATTTGAAGGGAAAATGTTGAATTCTGGTGAAATAATTCATGCGTCTGCTGATGTTGGCTGTGCTCGCCATTCTCCAGTTAGAGAGAAAGGTGTTATTCATGTTGCAG ACCCACCTTTTATCAGCGTGCCATCTGAGCCTTTCATACATGTTCAAGTTGATAGTATCGCTGACTGTTTAGTAACCAAAGAAGGGAATGGCAGTCGAGTTAGAAAGCAGGTGTCACCCAAAGATGGGAGCTCTGATGGAAGGGTGGCCCCAACAGTGGTGAGGGGTACGGAATTGGTGTCAGGAAGGGAGGTTGTGTTGATTGTTGATAGTGATGATGAAATGGAAGCCATACCTGCATCAAACTTTAATGTTGAGTGTATTGAAAAAACTCAAGTTCCATCTAAATGCCTTTCAGGAAAAGCTCTGGATAATCAGATGGAAAGAAGTCTCCAAAAGAGTTCAAAGAGGAAGTATTCTGACCAGGGAAGTGAGAGTGCAGCTTTAGAAAATGATAGTAGTTGCAAGGAGAGTTTTACACCATCCTTTACAACTAAAAGAAAACACTCTTCAAAAGTAATAACCAGTGatgatgagagtgaggaggatgataatatccccatttgcaagcgtaagtggaagaaacttgcaGAGTTGTGTGATAGTActgaaaaaccatcaaaatctccCATGAATCAGTCTTGTGCAGCTCTAagcttctcttctggcagtgaCTGTGTTGAAGAATCAATAACCACTCCAAGGAGGCATTTGGTTCCATTACGACAATGCGAAGAAACAAAATGTGGGACAAAAAGAACTTCTGTAGATTACTTGGCAGGGCAAAAACTATCCCCAAGGACTGGGAATTTGATTTTGGGGACAATCGAGACTTCATATAGGATGCCAGAAAAAACGGCCTCTAAAAATGTCAAAGAAGATGAGGTGGAAGATGCTGAGTCAGATGGTGAAGATGAAGGTTTAGGTGGATTTATTGTAAGGATGCGCAGGGGCAAAGAATCCTCAAAATGGGAATACGAGGCAGACATGCTttcttcattttctaaggatCCTGTGCTCTGTATGAGGGCTGTCTGTGCCATCTATCGTCGGCAAACATCTGAGGAGAAATCAGTACAAGGGTCATCATATGTCAAAAACCGTGGGTTCAACAAGTTTGATGTGCTAAA GGGCTCTGATTTGGCAGAGTATCTCATGGATGGGGATCTTCATGGCCCCCTAATCAAGTCAGTGGAAGAATTAGAGAAGCATGAGCCAGGGGCGGTCGAGTATTGctcccacctagcatcccactaCTCAAGGCAACTATTTGAGATTTATCAGAACAAAGAGGATTGCTTCTTCCCTTGA
- the LOC131245070 gene encoding uncharacterized protein LOC131245070 isoform X1 has protein sequence MKGPGKSEVLDVFPEIDFEEIKDCSISDVISFLKSSFRADVFVKVESMLRLREGKLVTEKEEMERNLKELELEFQEKRESLEELESYRSRCVELEERNRKAEVDLEKSTREAEERYVLLVKKLGEMESVKLAIEEELEKYRRTCQKLKELITRLEEDHKLMCEKEQRHEEMIASLKETNKKEKEVHEKFIQLKVENRDLESGKQRAENEMEDYKRRCRELEARVLQLEGENLVLRGTAQEKMTVESIEFLDVVCSEEKGKKEPCNSVRSQNGANDGKGSSDSMLLAHMKFEGKMLNSGEIIHASADVGCARHSPVREKGVIHVAADPPFISVPSEPFIHVQVDSIADCLVTKEGNGSRVRKQVSPKDGSSDGRVAPTVVRGTELVSGREVVLIVDSDDEMEAIPASNFNVECIEKTQVPSKCLSGKALDNQMERSLQKSSKRKYSDQGSESAALENDSSCKESFTPSFTTKRKHSSKVITSDDESEEDDNIPICKRKWKKLAELCDSTEKPSKSPMNQSCAALSFSSGSDCVEESITTPRRHLVPLRQCEETKCGTKRTSVDYLAGQKLSPRTGNLILGTIETSYRMPEKTASKNVKEDEVEDAESDGEDEGLGGFIVRMRRGKESSKWEYEADMLSSFSKDPVLCMRAVCAIYRRQTSEEKSVQGSSYVKNRGFNKFDVLKGSDLAEYLMDGDLHGPLIKSVEELEKHEPGAVEYCSHLASHYSRQLFEIYQNKEDCFFP, from the exons ATGAAAGGGCCTGGGAAATCCGAAGTTTTGGACGTGTTTCCGGAGATTGATTTTGAGGAGATAAAGGATTGCAGCATCTCAGATGTGATTTCTTTCCTGAAATCCTCTTTCCGGGCGGATGTTTTCGTGAAGGTCGAAAGTATGCTGAGATTGCGAGAAGGGAAGCTGGTGACTGAAAAGGAGGAGATGGAGAGAAATTTGAAGGAACTGGAGCTCGAGTTTCAAGAGAAACGTGAGAGTTTGGAGGAGTTGGAATCGTATAGGAGCCGTTGCGTGGAGCTGGAAGAGAGGAATCGGAAAGCAGAAGTGGATCTTGAGAAAAGTACAAGAGAGGCAGAAGAACGGTATGTTTTGCTTGTTAAGAAGTTAGGGGAGATGGAATCTGTGAAGCTTGCCATTGAAGAGGAGCTTGAGAAGTACAGGAGAACGTGCCAAAAGCTCAAAGAGCTGATTACACGTCTGGAAGAAGATCACAAGCTCATGTGTGAAAAGGAACAGAGGCATGAAGAAATGATTGCTAGTTTGAAGGAGACCAATAAGAAGGAAAAGgaggttcatgagaagttcatTCAACTCAAAGTAGAGAACAGGGATTTGGAGAGTGGAAAACAGAGAGCAGAGAATGAGATGGAGGATTACAAGAGGCGGTGTAGGGAATTGGAAGCAAGGGTTTTGCAGTTAGAAGGAGAGAACTTGGTTTTGCGTGGCACTGCACAAGAAAAGATGACAGTGGAATCGATAGAGTTTTTAGATGTAGTTTGTTCTGAAGAGAAGGGGAAGAAGGAACCATGTAACTCTGTTAGGAGTCAAAATGGGGCGAATGATGGAAAGGGAAGTTCAGATTCCATGCTTTTGGCCCATATGAAATTTGAAGGGAAAATGTTGAATTCTGGTGAAATAATTCATGCGTCTGCTGATGTTGGCTGTGCTCGCCATTCTCCAGTTAGAGAGAAAGGTGTTATTCATGTTGCAG CAGACCCACCTTTTATCAGCGTGCCATCTGAGCCTTTCATACATGTTCAAGTTGATAGTATCGCTGACTGTTTAGTAACCAAAGAAGGGAATGGCAGTCGAGTTAGAAAGCAGGTGTCACCCAAAGATGGGAGCTCTGATGGAAGGGTGGCCCCAACAGTGGTGAGGGGTACGGAATTGGTGTCAGGAAGGGAGGTTGTGTTGATTGTTGATAGTGATGATGAAATGGAAGCCATACCTGCATCAAACTTTAATGTTGAGTGTATTGAAAAAACTCAAGTTCCATCTAAATGCCTTTCAGGAAAAGCTCTGGATAATCAGATGGAAAGAAGTCTCCAAAAGAGTTCAAAGAGGAAGTATTCTGACCAGGGAAGTGAGAGTGCAGCTTTAGAAAATGATAGTAGTTGCAAGGAGAGTTTTACACCATCCTTTACAACTAAAAGAAAACACTCTTCAAAAGTAATAACCAGTGatgatgagagtgaggaggatgataatatccccatttgcaagcgtaagtggaagaaacttgcaGAGTTGTGTGATAGTActgaaaaaccatcaaaatctccCATGAATCAGTCTTGTGCAGCTCTAagcttctcttctggcagtgaCTGTGTTGAAGAATCAATAACCACTCCAAGGAGGCATTTGGTTCCATTACGACAATGCGAAGAAACAAAATGTGGGACAAAAAGAACTTCTGTAGATTACTTGGCAGGGCAAAAACTATCCCCAAGGACTGGGAATTTGATTTTGGGGACAATCGAGACTTCATATAGGATGCCAGAAAAAACGGCCTCTAAAAATGTCAAAGAAGATGAGGTGGAAGATGCTGAGTCAGATGGTGAAGATGAAGGTTTAGGTGGATTTATTGTAAGGATGCGCAGGGGCAAAGAATCCTCAAAATGGGAATACGAGGCAGACATGCTttcttcattttctaaggatCCTGTGCTCTGTATGAGGGCTGTCTGTGCCATCTATCGTCGGCAAACATCTGAGGAGAAATCAGTACAAGGGTCATCATATGTCAAAAACCGTGGGTTCAACAAGTTTGATGTGCTAAA GGGCTCTGATTTGGCAGAGTATCTCATGGATGGGGATCTTCATGGCCCCCTAATCAAGTCAGTGGAAGAATTAGAGAAGCATGAGCCAGGGGCGGTCGAGTATTGctcccacctagcatcccactaCTCAAGGCAACTATTTGAGATTTATCAGAACAAAGAGGATTGCTTCTTCCCTTGA